AAATGCCCAccgggaccaaaaaaaaaaaaagaaggtaaaaatttttaaaaaatcagaGCATAAGTGCTTGCAGATGACTTACTCATGGGCCTACCGACGGCCCACTAAGACCATGAGCTCACACCTGGCCCAATAAACCTAATTGGGCTTCCAGACGAGGCCCATGGTTCAAAATAGGCCTTTGGGCCAACTCTTAGGAAACTCCTTGCCCGGGGAAATATTTTCTTCCCAAAAATAATTTGCACAAATGGTCCTGGGACCGTTCTTGAGGAGCATCGTGGTGGTGAGATAGCACCAGGGAAGGGCATATCCGTCATTGAACTCCTCTCCTGACCCATTTTACGTACACATGTCGCATCAGGGATTCTCTCTGCAGGTGCTGAGGCCGTGGAACGGGGAGCATATTACCCCAAACTAACCCCCGATGGTTAATTAAATTACGATTAACCCGGGTGGCACCAAAAGCACGTGCATAGCATAAGGCGAAGGATAGCACGTGAGGACCACTTCGGTCAGAGGAAGGAGAGAGGTACAGTGGCCAATGAGCTGGCGAAAGTTCAATAATAAATGCGCACCCCCGACTCggttaatatttaaaaaaaggaaaaaaatcctttttttttattttttttcctttttatgttTATGCGTTGAACAATTATTTTTcgggaaatttttttaagcgatagttttattttttttactataaaagaaatttcatgAACCTATTAGTAATTTTTCTTAAACCATGAATCCTTAATTGCCACGGTTTGCAACCTTTGACCGTTCtattgcctttttttttccccctctcttTTTCGCAAGTGCTATTGCCTTTGGTTCACTTTCTCTCTACCTGTAAAAacaatttcttaatttcttttttttttttttttacttttcttgttCCCTTGCTTATGTGGATATGAACGTGTAATTTTTCTCGACATCTTTTTGTCAGTTCCGTACAAGTATAAGATGAAAACATCTTCCAAGGTCAGTTCactttctttctccttttacTAATGAGGAAAAAGTAGAAGATTTGAAAATCTTTTTCCCACCATACGAAATGAAGACTATGCGATACCCATATTTGAGTCACGATCGATCTCTTCTCGATATCGCGATTACAAACTGTACATATTATATAAGTACATCTTCAGGTTTTGAACGGTTTTACAGTGACCACTGTAATAAGTCCATATCAATGCATATATTGTCGAAAAAAAGAGTATAGGTTGGCCATTAAGTGGGAAGTCGGGGGGTTGTCCCCCAAATTTTTGACAATATTAGGCCCTAAAATTGGTGTGAAAGAGTAGGCGGGCAAATAGGTCTTCCATTCATTTTGACAATAAAATAAGCTAGCTATGTGAATGCAACCTTTCATTCCTTACTACATTTGCCCCGTTTAATGCATTTcgttttcatcaaattaataacatataatttattcaCTACATCCGTCCTGAACTCCTGATGACCTAATGGTTACGACTTATGATAGTTGCCCGAGCGTCTTGACTCGGAGTTTTCCTTCCGCGCTATCAGAATTCTCCTGAGACAAAAGTTTTGCTAATGGCTAGTGGTCATATTCCCGGGCCATACATATATTAAATGGCCCTGGTCTACCACTACCTTCGAGGGTAGTCATACCGGTCAAAGGGTCCGAGGGTGTGAATGCCACCAATCTAAATCCTCCCTTTTAAATAGTTATATTCACTTATAAAAATGACTTATGTAGTTAATTAGAGGATTAAGAACGGTCTACAACTTCTCTCATATATTCTCCATGTACGATATAAGTCTTCTGTCAAACAATTTTCGATCTTTTGCGAGTATTTATTTCTATCTGTTGGTGTTGAATAAGGCAAGGATGGCTATGTGGCGCgggaaaatacaaaaaacaGGAAAAAATCAATGAACACGAACCGAAAAGGATCCAAAACGACAGTTATTGTAAAGATTCACTGACCTAATGATCATTATTATATGATTTTGGCGGGACCTATCATAGAGAGGGCCTGTAGCAATTTCTTGTCCTTCCATCTTCTTATTGAATTATTATCCCTTTTGCTAAGCATGTCCAATGCTAATTAAGAATAGGGCCCTTTCATATTTAACAGACCCCTAGGGTCCAACTCAAAGAAAACTATTATGATTTCTCTATTTGAGTGAATTTGCTTTCAGGCTTGTGGTGGGTcggaagcaaaagaaaaacaagaaaatacCAAAAGCTTCCATGGTGACTCGTccatctttttgttttttcgaTTTTAGAGAAGGCTCATGAGCTCAAAATGAGATAGAGattgaaaacaaataaaatgacAGGACAATCTCACGTAAGTGTTGAACGTGTAATTTCTTAACCTGACGTTGGGTTGGCACTAATGCTACCACACTATATCCTTATTTTTGAAttgctctttcttttttggcatGCCACCTCTTAACCGAAAGTTTAATGAATTTCAATTAATCCAAATTCGAATCGGACTAGCTCACTGAACAATAACTTTACAAAACTTGAGCTCGACATTAGTTAGAGGAGACATATTCGATTCACTTCACCATGCTCGACCGTTTGTCTTTTAGTCAATGGACAGGGGCAGAACTGTTATTTCAGCCATAATCCGGTGTGGGGCCCACAGATTTCTGTCTATTTCTCTAAGCTACACACTGTAATCTGGGAatttatataaagaaaataagtttataaatgcaaaatataattttccattaaaagaatttcattttccctatctctctccctcccccccccccccccccccccccccccccccccaccactccccttctctctctctctctctcagtctTCGTATTTTCACCCTCATGCCGGCAGTGTTTGGCTCCCACTGAGCCGCTGGAGCCTTTATCCTGCCTCCATTCACATTGCTGGAAAGAGGCGGTTTCCATGGAAATTCTTCGACATTCTCGCCGCCATTGTCTCTCCGGCTCAACCCCAATGCGGAAGCTTTAGGAGCTCCGCCCCCGCCGCTGATTCAGCCGGATCTCGGCCCCGAGTGATGCTCATTTACCTGAAGATTCTTGGGCTCGTTTCCGCTTCTGGGTCTCCTCGTTCTCGGCATTTCCTTCAACGAGGCCGGCGGTCTAGCTTCATTTCAAGAATCTGCCAGGAGGGGTCGGGATTCGAAGGTTTTCCAAGATCAGGTACACTTGCTCTGGTCGCTGCGGATTGTTCTTGATTTGTGGGTGTTGAACTTGCCCTTCACTCGGTTGGTCCAGACTCAGTGCCTGGTTTTCTTGGGTGTTGACTGTTTGACTGTTCAAAGGGGGACAGGGATTTGGTGGCATTTTCTTGATCCAAGGTTCCGTTGTTGTAGTTCTGAAGGTTGTGAGCATGACTGGGGGGAATGCTGGAGAATCATGGGCCTGTGTTCCTTTTGAGAGATGAGATGCTTGCAATATTCTCCAAGTGCTGAGTAGAGTAGCTTCATCCACAAGGGTTCCAAAAGGGAGAAGAAAAAGTGACCCGCAAAGGAGACATATGCACACCCAGAAGAGTGGCAACGGCTGAAAACCTTCAAAgcagctttttttttccgcCCCCTTCCCCCTCACATATCCCTTTGAGAGTCTGATAGGATATAGTCCTTTGCCCAGTGCCCGTTGTTTCCTTTTTATGGTTCTGGTTTGGGGATAAACCGGGATTCCGAAACTCCATTCGAGCAATGCCGTGAAGTTCTTCACCCAGAAATTGTGTACCGGTACTCCCTAAAGCCCTCTTCCCCCTCTAGCCTGGATCTAAACTGTTGAAAAGGTCTCTCTTGGGTGTTTGACCCGAGTCTTGTTTGGGAGATTTGAGGTGAAGAGCTGAGGGCCCCTGCCCTGACTCCAGACGAGTCGAAGCATCGATGGGGCTTCTCCTTCGAAGTCTCGCGATGCATGTCATTCTTCTGTTGTGCTGCTTGTTTGGTCCCTTGCTGAATCTCGGCGTGGCGCAGTCTACTACCAGCCTGTCGATCGGACCTGCCCGGGCCCTTGATATGCTCCTTCAAGACTATGCTTACAGAGCATTTGTTCGCCCGAGGACGGGCATTCCGTACGATGGGACTGTGCCCTCGAATTTGACAGGGATTAGCATCTCTGCGATGAGGCTTCGGTCGGGGAGCCTCAAAACTCGGGGTGTTCAGAGATACAATGAGTTTGAGATACCCACTGGGGTCACCGAGGAACCGTATGTGGAGAGGCTTGTCCTTGTCTACCAAAACCTCGGCAATTGGTCGATGACTTATTATGCTTTGCCTGGATACACGTACTTAACCCCTGTTCTTGGCCTGCTTGCTTATGATGCGGCCAATCTATCAGCCACAAATTTGTCGGAACTGAACATTAGGGCAACTGGCAACCCTATATTGATTCATTTCGCGGATGCTGACTCTCCCCCAGCTGGGTCCTCCCCGAAGTGTGTTTGGATCAGTTTGAATGGTTCAGTCAACTTCAGCAGTCCAATTTCTGGGAGCATCTGCTCCACAGTGGAACAGGGGCATTTCTCAATCGTGGTGGAATCTATTGCCCCTTCTCCAGCTCCAGTCTCCCCTGCTCCAGTCTCTCCTGCTCCAATCCCTACAGGGGGAGGGGGAGAGGGACCTCCCGAAGCTGGGCCTCCAAGCCGTGGAAACGGTAATGGCAATAGGACGAAGGTGTGGATCATTGTGGGATCTGTGGTTGGGGGATTAGCATTGTTTGCATTGTTGGGATTCCTTGTGCTGTGGGCTCAGAAGTTCgagcagaggaagaagatgcaGCAGATGGAGAGAGCTGCAGATGTGGGAGAAGCACTGCGCATGGCCTCTGTGGGCCCTACGAAGGCACCCTCAGCAATGGTCACCCGGACTCAGCCTGTTCTTGAGACCGAATATGTCCCCTGAGCCCGGAAATTCTTCCTGCATTTTGCACTTGGAAGCTCAAGTTCTGGTCACACTGGTTTTTGGTGGTGGTCTTTtcacctttttcttcttcttgttacTTCTGATGTTTTGATATGCATGCTCTCTAATCTCTTGGTTCTTAGTGTGATTAGTATAGGGATTTTCATGTAAATCCACTCTTCCACTTGCCGAAAAACATTCACATAGTTTCCCTGATTCATTCCTTGTGGTTTGTGTATTCTGAGATTGTGATCGATTTAGTTGTCCGACTTGAGAAGgaataaacatatatttttttctgtcGCGTCCCATCTCTTTCGTATTGTTCCATTTCAACATCTCTGCTTGGATTTATCAGTTTAAGAATACAAAGAACATTTGCTTTGATTCATTTCATTCGCTGACGGCTTTACAGTCTATACACTTTCATGTCTCGGCTAGCTCTGCGACACCAGGACACGATGTCAGAGGAAGGATATCCAGCAAAAGGGTTCATTTTTCAGTTTTCAGTTTTCTCACCTTGACAATGTACCATATTCTTCTTGCCATATTCAGTCTCCTGGAAGTGGGAGCTGAGTCCCGTTTCTCCGTCAAAGAATATGTTATCCGAAGTGCAAACCAATCTGCTTTTATATTCGATTCACCAGCTTCTTGttatgaaacccgaaagcggGAAACACATTTCGCCGCCAACCGGAAC
The sequence above is drawn from the Punica granatum isolate Tunisia-2019 chromosome 5, ASM765513v2, whole genome shotgun sequence genome and encodes:
- the LOC116209528 gene encoding uncharacterized protein LOC116209528, coding for MGLLLRSLAMHVILLLCCLFGPLLNLGVAQSTTSLSIGPARALDMLLQDYAYRAFVRPRTGIPYDGTVPSNLTGISISAMRLRSGSLKTRGVQRYNEFEIPTGVTEEPYVERLVLVYQNLGNWSMTYYALPGYTYLTPVLGLLAYDAANLSATNLSELNIRATGNPILIHFADADSPPAGSSPKCVWISLNGSVNFSSPISGSICSTVEQGHFSIVVESIAPSPAPVSPAPVSPAPIPTGGGGEGPPEAGPPSRGNGNGNRTKVWIIVGSVVGGLALFALLGFLVLWAQKFEQRKKMQQMERAADVGEALRMASVGPTKAPSAMVTRTQPVLETEYVP